In Malassezia vespertilionis chromosome 7, complete sequence, the following proteins share a genomic window:
- a CDS encoding uncharacterized protein (EggNog:ENOG503NW2R; COG:T; COG:U) produces MSNYDKLVKGATKPKQELPKPKYMHPILAAPATSEHALQSVFRSLSYRLQDPSSTVVFKTLIVVHSLLRSKNSFTVLSYLAGDPSALRLQRAATGGLMEYTYSKTLARYATYLESRIVAFNELGYDVVQASQRDRFTKLRKMSVSKGLLREIALIQRVMKSALECSFFTEEVQDPLTLSALQMTLKDMLAHYMGMNEGIINMLQHYFDMNARDAERSLELYRRFAWQTERVVSFLDMARRASPVLREAIPHLNHAPLELAGALEDYLNDPNFDKNREEYKRNREQRSGSRTAAQNSKASGTAPVQREVEQAQHLDKDAAPQKEPSAPASTKPNLSAFDDFFESLEQPNNTPFQAAYASFSGFNAQPDWYGMQMTPTGGYAAFGAQPTGFNPFAPMGMMPTGAMPMMQQQATGHNPFGMQPMHTGQAPLMPQHTMATTPFDSIFGQRSMTSGAQTRNASFSVPTQGTMQAQSTGMHTAMPVQKEPTGMPTEHTAFSRPEATQRNVSLSEPPKESPAPAPARLKTQKTGSMNPFSIPSDFEEPVPVVQQPKQPSLNDMARNAWAGTQIQSEELEPSAQSNLAPQQTGMLSSIASEFARPQAPNSAQGPVQLPAQSTNLANAFSAPEQQANALDVGALSHTGAPRDSQSGAIMGAQATELNSGAPRLQSESIGPQLTGLSNLSSSLGTNLPNLHTGLGRAQGLGAQPTNLRLGSFSSSSTGLGAQHPVLGAQHPVLGTGRSSSISSVGQFGAQGQQSLQMGLRSPLGTGASGLQAQATGLGHAAFSPTGQSTLPATLAGIKPFEPSSTFGHSLFNQQTTGTPAPTQDLLQL; encoded by the exons ATGTCCAA TTATGACAAGTTAGTCAAAGGAGCGACAAAGCCTAAGCAGGAGCTTCCAAAGCCTAAGTACATGCACCCAATtctggcggcgccggcgaCTAGTGAGCATGCATTGCAGTCCGTGTTCCGGTCACTGTCCTATCGCCTTCAGGATCCGAGCAGCACGGTGGTGTTCAAAACGCTGATTGTAGTCCACTCGCTGTTGCGGTCGAAGAATTCATTCACTGTACTCTCGTACCTCGCGGGCGATCccagtgcgctgcgcctgcagcgtgccgcgaCGGGCGGACTAATGGAGTACACGTACTCCAAGACTTTGGCTCGCTATGCCACCTACTTGGAGAGCAGGATTGTGGCATTTAATGAGCTTGGCTACGATGTTGTACAGGCGAGTCAGCGAGACCGCTTTacaaagctgcgcaagatgaGCGTTTCCAAAGGGCTTTTGCGCGAAATTGCACTGATCCAGCGTGTGATGAAATCGGCGCTAGAGTGCAGTTTCTTTACCGAGGAAGTGCAGGATCCACTGACATTGTCTGCATTGCAAATGACATTGAAAGACATGCTCGCACATTACATGGGCATGAACGAAGGCATTATAAATATGCTCCAGCACTATTTCGATAtgaatgcgcgcgatgcggagcGGTCATTGGAGCTGTACCGCCGCTTTGCGTGGCAGACGGAGCGTGTTGTCTCGTTCCTGGAtatggcgcggcgtgcatcgcCGGTACTGCGTGAAGCAATCCCGCACTTGAATCATGCACCGCTCGAGCTTGCTGGTGCGTTGGAAGATTACCTAAACGATCCCAACTTTGATAAGAACCGCGAAGAGTACAAGCGCAATCGCGAGCAAAGAAGCGGCAGCAGGACGGCGGCACAGAACTCCAAGGCCTCGGGTactgcgcctgtgcagcgtgAGGTGGAGCAGGCACAGCACCTAGACAaggacgcagcgccgcaaaaagagccaagcgcgcccGCGAGCACCAAACCAAACCTCTCTGCCTTTGACGACTTTTTTGAGTCACTTGAGCAACCAAACAACACACCATTCCAAGCCGCGTACGCGTCTTTTTCAGGCTTCAATGCACAGCCGGATTGGTATGGTATGCAAATGACACCGACTGGAGGGTACGCTGCGTTCGGTGCACAGCCCACCGGATTCAATCCATTCGCACCGATGGGGATGATGCCTACCGGCGCGATGCCGAtgatgcagcagcaagcgacTGGGCACAACCCATTTGGAATGCAGCCGATGCATACAGGACAAGCGCCACTGATGCCACAGCATACAATGGCCACCACACCGTTCGACTCCATTTTTGGGCAAAGGTCAATGACGTCCGGCGCGCAAACCCGCAACGCATCTTTTTCGGTCCCAACACAGGGAAcgatgcaagcgcaaagcacggGCATGCACACAGCGATGCCCGTACAAAAAGAGCCAACTGGAATGCCAACAGAGCACACTGCTTTTTCGCGGCCCGAAGcaacgcagcgcaacgTCTCGTTATCTGAGCCGCCCAAAGAGTcacctgcacctgcgcctgcgcggcTCAAGACGCAAAAGACGGGCTCGATGAATCCGTTTTCGATTCCAAGTGACTTTGAGGAGCCTGTGCCAGTGGTTCAGCAGCCAAAGCAGCCTTCACTGAACGATATGGCACGCAATGCATGGGCTGGGACACAGATACAGTCAGAGGAGCTAGAACCGAGTGCACAAAGCAACTTGGCGCCACAACAAACAGGTATGCTGAGCAGTATCGCTTCCGAGTTTGCACGTCCACAAGCGCCGAATAGTGCCCAGGGACCTGTTCAGCTCCCCGCGCAGTCCACGAATCTTGCAAATGCGTTTAGTGCACCGGAACAACAAGCAAATGCACTTGATGTGGGCGCTTTGTCGCACAccggcgcaccgcgcgatTCGCAATCGGGCGCAATAATGGGTGCACAAGCCACGGAGCTaaacagcggcgcgccaagactGCAGTCCGAAAGCATAGGACCCCAACTGACCGGGCTCTCAAACCTCTCTAGCAGCCTCGGTACCAATCTCCCCAACCTCCATACCGGACTCGGAAGAGCGCAAggtcttggcgcgcagccaACCAACCTGCGACTTGGCTCTTTTAGCTCTTCGAGCACaggccttggcgcgcagcatccggtccttggcgcgcagcatccggTCCTTGGCACGGGCCGCAGCTCTAGCATCTCCTCCGTCGGACAGTTCGGCGCACAAGGCCAGCAGTCGCTGCAAATGGgcctgcgctcgccgctcgGTACAGGTGCGTCGGGCCTTCAGGCACAAGCAACGGGCCTTGGACACGCCGCATTCAGCCCCACCGGCCAATCGACACTGCCTGCCACACTTGCAGGGATCAAACCATTTGAGCCCTCCAGTACTTTTGGGCACAGCCTTTTTAATCAGCAGACCACCGGCACCCCAGCACCGACGCAGGATCTCTTGCAGCTCTAA
- a CDS encoding uncharacterized protein (EggNog:ENOG503P8HN; TransMembrane:5 (o6-23i30-52o74-92i276-295o301-326i)) has translation MDVPVVLFFALGGALCWYAAYAMRPVVWDVTHYIAHFIAGLFRCIVCINPMVDENATATTGVFTALLRSVVDEALRLMGLELCVIVVIALAWKEQHERLIDPPARLLEACWVAIDDPRFPIALWLGAGWGMAEVVAGTCQLGKFLPMFRILESPSPRLGEGDLLGDYVYQEDEDEEEHLSTNNQGSGDEEELDLDELILIREKTELEEQLGELLENVSPVTIALWRIDSVLWNVGSTLVLASSMTYAQGCSSDTSPIGQAKPYAFLPFPSLRSMQATLLALVAIHTVAATIWMLALPHLRLLSVTYTSMLIGLALLSAGLGLWGALL, from the coding sequence ATGGATGTACCCGTGGTGTTGTTTTttgcgctgggcggtgCACTGTGCTGGTATGCAGCGTATGCAATGCGGCCAGTCGTGTGGGATGTCACGCATTATATTGCGCATTTCATTGCAGGCTTGTTTCGGTGCATTGTGTGCATAAACCCAATGGTTGACGAAAATGCGACGGCCACGACAGGCGTGTTCAccgcgcttttgcgctcggtcgtggacgaggcgctgcgcctaATGGGGCTGGAACTGTGCGTGATTGTAGTGATCGCATTGGCATGGAAGGAGCAGCACGAGCGTCTGATTGATCCTCCTGCACGCCTGTTGGAGGCTTGCTGGGTCGCGATTGACGATCCGCGGTTTCCTATTGCACTATGGCTTGGCGCTGGCTGGGGCATGGCAGAAGTTGTGGCTGGGACCTGCCAGCTGGGCAAGTTTCTGCCCATGTTTCGTATCCTGGAGAGTCCGTCGCCGCGGCTCGGCGAGGGCGATCTACTGGGCGATTACGTGTACCAGgaagacgaagacgaggaagagcacTTGTCGACCAACAACCAAGGTTCTGGAGACGAAGAGGAACTCGATTTAGACGAGTTAATTTTAATTCGCGAAAAGACGGAGCTGGAAgagcagcttggcgagcttcTCGAAAACGTCTCGCCAGTGACAATTGCACTGTGGCGCATCGATAGCGTGCTATGGAACGTTGGCAGCACACTTGTTCTCGCTTCCTCTATGACATATGCACAAGGATGCTCGTCAGATACATCACCAATCGGCCAGGCCAAGCCCTACGCATTTCTTCCTTTTCCCTCGCTGCGATCCATGCAGGCCACATTGTTGGCACTGGTTGCCATACATACCGTCGCTGCGACGATTTGGATGCTTGCGTTGCCGCATCTCAGACTACTCAGTGTCACTTACACGTCCATGCTTATAGGACTGGCCCTCTTGTCCGCAGGCCTCGGCCTGTGGGGCGCATTGCTGTAG
- a CDS encoding uncharacterized protein (EggNog:ENOG503NVYX; TransMembrane:6 (o61-81i88-109o115-135i147-165o171-192i204-225o); COG:T; BUSCO:EOG09263K45) — protein MALNKQPKGDYSYQAIRNDEGDINGVVPPIDSSDFKIGVTVEQSSPEIRALFVRRHFNHCGMWFVFVPLVGSFVSIGLVYWKRESHPANFLMLALFTLFEALLLGILVATLDKGVVLRALALTAFVFIGLTLFTLQSKYDMSSLQQWLYWGLMILVGGCFVQLLFPFAYGLQLATAVGGCVVFSGYIMYDTWMLQRRLNCDEWILANVSLYLDMVNLFISILRLMNSTDDS, from the exons ATGGCGTTGAACAAGCAGCCGAAAGGCGACTACAGCTACCAAGCAATCAGGAATGACGAGGGAGATATAAATGGAGTTGTCCCACCTATTGACTCGTCTGATTTCAAAATCGGTGTCACGGTCGAGCAGAGCTCTCCGGAaatccgcgcgcttttcgtGCGCAGG CACTTTAATCATTGCGG TATGTGGTTTGTCTTTGTGCCTTTGGTCGGCTCGTTTGTATCGATCGGACTGGTATACTGGAAGCGCGAATCACACCCGGCGAACTTTTTAATGCTGGCGCTGTTTACGTTGTTTGAAGCACTCTTGCTGGGAATTCTTGTCGCGACACTCGACAAAGGTGTTGTTCTCCGCGCATTGGCGCTTACCGCTTTTGTATTCATCGGCCTTACTT TATTCACGCTGCAATCTAAGTACGATATGAGCTCCTTGCAACAATGGCTTTATTGGGGGCTGATGATTCTGGTCGGCGGGTGCtttgtgcagctgctttTCCCTTTTGCGTACGGATTGCAGCTTGCCACGGCTGTCGGTGGATGTGTCGTGTTTAGTGGGTACATTATGTACGACACTTGGATGCTACAGCGTCGGCTTAACTGCGACGAATGGATCCTCGCAAATGTGTCGCTATACCTCGATATGGTTAACTTGTTCATTTCCATCTTGCGGT TGATGAACAGCACAGACGATAGTTAA
- a CDS encoding uncharacterized protein (SECRETED:SignalP(1-28); COG:O; EggNog:ENOG503NWTW) — MARQFFWQLALAVYVSIVLICKVTVVHADTAAGHGDWLRKANAALSSYDYVSALEAFDEAIEQDPHSYLTYFRRSTAQQALGRTAAALADLQATISRNPSFAKAYLQEARIHLKEGDFALALDALKRLSKHPDKEAAIDVSQAKELEAQAKHGKDLEKKLSKLAKGGAAKAEECASVASTLLKLAPNHLSARSHRAQCEAERGNLDEAFVDWTRQSALTSSPLLQLRLSLIAYYILGMRDSQMQDAGVRHIKACLHNDPDNKSCIRAYKLLRKIEKALNKARLHMENGKWVATISALKGPKLGAPTILEDVEQVLQQAQKPQPPYDEPLLPATIKNPAEKSELVFEIHSLYCKAYSEQHLFKKAMHFCDKVLARNPDDRIALAAKGEDHLANGRYNEAVQILSRAFELSGNADRDLYQRLAKAQKLLKQSNSKDYYKVLGVARDADERTIKKAYRRLAREHHPDKGGSQEKMAEINEAFGVLNDSELRERYNQGDDPNDPLGSQDQHSQAFHYSGGGHPFSQFFQNDAFHQFAQGQSGQQYHFSF, encoded by the coding sequence ATGGCCCGGCAATTCTTTTGGCAGCTCGCGCTAGCTGTGTACGTGAGCATAGTCTTAATCTGCAAAGTGACAGTTGTGCATGCGGATACAGCAGCAGGTCATGGAGATTggctgcgcaaggcaaatgcggcgctcaGTTCGTACGACTATGTAAGCGCATTGGAAGCGTTCGATGAGGCAATCGAGCAAGATCCGCATTCATACCTTACCTATTTTCGTCGCTCTACAGCAcagcaagcgcttggaCGTACTGCTGCAGCTCTCGCAGATTTGCAAGCGACTATATCGCGGAACCCATCGTTTGCCAAGGCCTACCTACAGGAAGCTCGTATTCATTTGAAGGAGGGCGattttgcgcttgcgctggatgcgtTAAAGCGACTTTCAAAGCACCCCGACAAGGAAGCTGCGATAGATGTATCACAGGCAAAGGAACTTGAGGCGCAGGCGAAGCACGGCAAGGATTTGGAAAAGAAACTAAGCAAACTCGCAAAAGGTGGCGCGGCCAAGGCGGAGGAGTGTGCAAGCGTTGCTAGCACGCTTTTGAAGCTTGCACCTAACCATTTGTCTGCGCGCAGCCACCGTGCCCAGTGTGAAGCCGAGCGTGGAAACCTGGACGAGGCATTTGTCGACTGGACTCGACAGAGTGCGTTGACATCATCACCGCTGCTACAACTGCGTCTCTCTCTTATTGCCTACTATATCCTGGGAATGCGCGACTCACAGATGCAGGATGCTGGCGTGCGGCACATAAAGGCGTGTTTACACAATGACCCCGACAACAAGTCCTGTATTCGTGCGTACAAGCTTCTACGCAAGATAGAAAAAGCGCTGAACAAGGCCAGGCTTCATATGGAGAATGGAAAATGGGTTGCTACTATCAGCGCTCTCAAAGGCCCCAAGTTGGGTGCGCCCACGATTCTGGAAGACGTGGAGCAGGTGCTGCAACAGGCCCAAAAGCCACAACCGCCTTACGACGAGCCGCTCTTGCCGGCGACGATCAAGAACCCCGCCGAAAAGAGCGAGCTGGTATTCGAGATCCATTCCTTGTATTGCAAGGCCTACTCGGAGCAGCATTTGTTCAAAAAGGCGATGCATTTTTGCGACAAGGTACTTGCACGGAACCCAGACGACAGgattgcgcttgcagcCAAAGGGGAAGATCATCTTGCGAACGGCAGGTACAATGAAGCGGTGCAAATTTtatcgcgcgcatttgaACTCTCCGGCAATGCAGACCGCGACCTGTACCAACGGCTGGCTAAAGCACAAAAATTACTGAAGCAGTCCAACTCAAAGGACTACTACAAGGTGCTTGGCGTTGCCCGGGATGCTGACGAACGCACGATCAAGAAAGCATACCGCAGACTTGCACGGGAGCACCATCCTGACAAGGGCGGCAGCCAGGAGAAGATGGCCGAGATTAATGAGGCATTCGGCGTGCTCAACGACTCCGAACTTCGCGAGCGGTACAACCAGGGCGACGACCCCAACGATCCCTTGGGCAGCCAAGATCAACACTCACAGGCATTCCACTACAGCGGCGGTGGCCACCCCTTTTCCCAATTTTTCCAAAACGATGCATTCCATCAGtttgcgcaaggccaaAGCGGCCAACAGTACCATTTTTCCTTTTAA
- a CDS encoding uncharacterized protein (EggNog:ENOG503NVY5; COG:C) — MDEEDEDWLASDQENDAQERRGQTEMEQRDRLKMQKDFYNMGYREGLDEGKMEAIQAGFDQGYNETGVPIGSVLGELRGEADAVAFLLAERSYGKELGGTQHDAREKLAALRATLAHATLDDLAEPDWDIVEHELAHHSAEDAPTALAKMQQAYNARPDLLSQYKIELAELIVTLLPQL; from the exons atggacgaggaggaTGAAGATTGGCTCGCGTCGGACCAGGAGAATGATGCGCAGGAACGGAGGGGCCAGACAGAGATGGAACAGCGCGACCGTTTGAAAATGCAGAAAGACTTTTACAAC ATGGGCTACCGCGAAGGACTCGACGAAGGCAAGATGGAGGCGATTCAAGCTGGATTTGACCAGGGCTACAACGAGACTGGCGTGCCTATTGGCAGTGTGCTTGGAGAGCTGCGTGGAGAGGCAGACGCAGTAGCGTTcctccttgccgagcgtTCCTATGGCAaggagcttggcggcactcagcacgacgcgcgcgaaaagctcgcagcactgcgcgccaCACTCGCGCACGCTACATTGGACGACCTCGCTGAACCTGACTGGGATATAGTAGAGCACGAGCTTGCACACCACTCTGCGGAAGACGCACCGACCGCCTTGGCCAAGATGCAGCAGGCGTACAATGCACGGCCAGACTTGCTTTCGCAGTACAAAATCGAACTTGCCGAACTAATAGTGACCCTCTTGCCGCAATTGTAA
- the BET4 gene encoding protein geranylgeranyltransferase type II (EggNog:ENOG503NYGW; COG:O), with amino-acid sequence MHNVRRVQTGTLSAEEIAAQREAERQKLDTYNGLETKYREHRNRGDKHEEALESTTALLTVNPEYYSVWNYRREILEDMFAHDPSRKEQLLDQDMALTQQSMRTHPKVYWLWNHRRWCLESLPSEEAERKWRQELSLVDMMLGMDPRNFMGWNYRRYVIAELAAAMVRDEQEQQTIPPFPSSLSSPALSTQAKNAHLELANEELRYTLKKIEHNFSNFSAWHYRSKLIPRIWDAQGLDETMRIQERDKEFELLQQAMYTDPGDSSIWIYHRWLVSQAPTKRTLDAQIQVIAELLELEPDSKWCMQTLAHYKQQLVLLHGDALEAATRNELEDASRALLEKLAVIDPLRKARYMDLLHT; translated from the exons ATGCACAACGTCCGCAGAGTCCAGACGGGTACGCTGTCTGCAGAAGAGAtcgccgcacagcgcgaaGCGGAGCGTCAGAAGCTGGATACATACAATGGGCTGGAAACAAAGTATAGAGAACAT CGCAACCGAGGCGACAAGCATGAGGAAGCATTGGAAAGTACGACGGCGCTCCTTACGGTGAACCCCGAATACTATTCTGTATGGAACTATCGGCGTGAAATTTTGGAGGACATGTTTGCACACGATCCATCGCGAAAAGAGCAGCTGTTAGACCAAGATATGGCGCTCACGCAGCAGAGTATGCGCACGCACCCCAAAGTGTACTGGTTATGGAATCACCGACGATGGTGTCTCGAATCATTACCCTCTGAAGAAGCAGAACGGAAATGGCGCCAGGAGCTGAGTTTGGTGGATATGATGCTTGGGATGGACCCGCGAAATTTCATGGGGTGGAACTACAGGCGCTACGTAATTGCCGAACTAGCCGCGGCGATGGTGCGGGACGAGCAAGAGCAGCAAACGATCCCGCCCTTTCCAAGCTCCTTATCGTCGCCAGCCTTATCCACACAAGCAAAGAATGCACACTTGGAGCTCGCCAACGAAGAGTTGCGCTACACTTTAAAAAAAATCGAGCACAATTTCAGCAATTTCAGTGCATGGCACTACCGCTCGAAGCTCATCCCACGTATCTGGGACGCACAAGGCCTTGACGAAACGATGCGCATCCAGGAGCGTGATAAAGAGTTTGAGCTTTTGCAGCAGGCAATGTACACGGATCCTGGTGATTCGAGCATCTGGATTTACCACCGGTGGCTTGTgtcgcaagcgccgacAAAGCGCACCCTCGACGCACAAATCCAGGTGATTGCAGAGCTTTTGGAGCTCGAGCCAGATAGCAAATGGTGCATGCAGACCCTTGCGCACTACAAGCAGCAGCTGGTTTTGCTCCAtggcgacgcgctcgaagCAGCCACACGAAACGAGCTCGAAGATGCGTCGCGTGCTTTGCTAGAAAAACTTGCTGTGATAGACCCACTCCGCAAGGCACGCTACATGGATCTGCTGCATACCTAG
- the GCN5_2 gene encoding histone acetyltransferase (COG:B; COG:K; EggNog:ENOG503NVPK): protein MAPAVQHGSESSTVPSIEDDNDIVEVGATRSKSKSHELSPPAGRVSKRRRVAERKQETSPAHVELDSVEVKMEPDTVEPAKQEAVKSECNEPPRREKPAVIEERTGLIEFRVVTNDAKPESMVILTGLKNIFMRQLPKMPREYITRLVLDKNHWSMAIVKRGLQVVGGITYRPFPHREFAEIVFCAIASTEQVKGYGSHLMNHLKDHVKDASPVKYFLTYADNYAIGYFKKQGFTKEITLSRSVWVGYIKDYEGGTLMQCSMVPRIRYLQVQEFLADQKRLIQARIRSFSHSHVVYPGLDAFKERDEKEPNTLNSGKLELTVQPSEVPGLRETGWTPAMDELNRRSQRGPHFTAMRHILVELNGHASSWPFVAPVNANDVPDYYTVITNPMDLSTMEAKLENNQYQTVDDMVADAQLVFDNCKLYNPASSPYAKSAVKLEKFMYERLPQWKQAAGIAS, encoded by the exons ATGGCGCCAGCAGTACAACATGGGTCTGAAAGCAGCACTGTGCCATCAATAGAAGATGATAACGACATTGTTGAGGTAGGAGCTACGCGGTCTAAAAGCAAAAGCCACGAACTCT CGCCTCCAGCGGGCCGTGTATCTaaacggcggcgcgtcgcggagcgcaagcaggagACGTCTCCGGCACATGTCGAATTGGACTCTGTCGAAGTCAAAATGGAGCCCGATACGGTTGAGCCAGCGAAGCAAGAAGCAGTGAAGAGCGAGTGTAACGAGCCCCCGCGGCGCGAAAAGCCAGCCGTGATAGAGGAACGCACGGGCTTGATCGAGTTCCGCGTGGTAACGAACGATGCGAAGCCAGAATCGATGGTAATTTTGACGGGCTTGAAAAACATTTTTATGCGGCAGCTGCCAAAAATGCCGCGCGAATATATCACGCGGCTCGTGCTGGACAAAAACCACTGGAGTATGGCAATCGTCAAGCGCGGGCTCCAAGTTGTAGGAGGCATTACCTACCGGCCATTTCCACACCGTGAGTTTGCCGAGATTGTATTTTGTGCAATAGCGAGCACAGAGCAGGTGAAAGGCTACGGCTCGCACCTGATGAACCACTTGAAAGACCACGTCAAGGACGCGTCACCGGTGAAGTACTTTCTCACGTATGCAGATAACTATGCCATTGGTTACTTCAAGAAACAGGGATTTACGAAGGAAATTACGCTCTCACGATCCGTTTGGGTTGGTTACATCAAGGACTACGAGGGCGGCACGCTAATGCAGTGCTCCATGGTCCCCCGCATCCGGTACCTGCAAGTACAAGAATTCCTTGCGGACCAGAAACGCCTGATCCAGGCGCGCATCCGGAGCTTTTCGCACTCCCACGTCGTATACCCCGGTTTGGACGCGTTCAAGGAACGTGATGAAAAAGAACCGAACACACTAAACTCTGGAAAATTGGAGCTCACCGTACAGCCCAGCGAGGTGCCGGGCTTGCGTGAGACAGGATGGACGCCAGCAATGGACGAGCTGAATCGCCGCTCGCAACGCGGCCCGCACTTTACGGCGATGCGGCACATCCTTGTGGAGCTCAATGGTCACGCCAGTTCGTGGCCATTTGTCGCGCCCGTGAATGCTAACGATGTGCCCGACTACTATACGGTCATTACAAATCCGATGGATCTTTCCACGATGGAGGCCAAGCTCGAGAACAACCAGTATCAAACGGTCGACGATATGGTCGCCGACGCTCAACTTG TTTTTGACAATTGTAAGTTGTATAATCCTGCATCCTCCCCCTACGCAAAGTCTGCCGTGAAATTGGAGAAATTCATGTACGAGCGCTTGCCCCAATGGAAACAGGCTGCAGGCATCGCGTCATAG
- a CDS encoding 25S rRNA (uracil(2634)-N(3))-methyltransferase (COG:S; EggNog:ENOG503P02Z; BUSCO:EOG09263W48), producing MARRGKGKLRTALAQHNARRQQRQDETRRAQIQESQLKKKVAVPKRRHVLPFAQDDSILLVGEGNFSFALSLLRMPHLHPPHQILATSYDTEDEVCKKYPDAPAILAEIRALAGGHADSILAFGVDAGALQKCELVTGKAHTDPRRWSKVWFGFPHVGAGHKDEHRNVLANQVLILRFLVSVAPYLTRGPLPTYASRTTRKINSESDSDDDENPADAEQETVPLASRYQLFTPPVRQGSVLITLRNAVPYTLWNVPMLAKRLRSVLAPTLAAAPPLPKGMHAPTIDDVDRRAAQYAQWRSFEFHPGDWAGYSHRRTVGYIEGRSTSHNEDLLRQTAPDEKQEREMRRGRHVGTGECRTFEFGLHT from the coding sequence ATGGCCAGGAGAGGCAAAGGCAAGCTCCGaacggcgcttgcgcagcataACGCACGCCGTCAGCAGCGCCAGGACgaaacgcggcgcgcccaaaTACAAGAGTCGCAGCTAAAGAAAAAGGTTGCGGTTCCCAAGCGCCGGCACGTCCTTCCATTCGCGCAAGACGATTCGATCCTGCTTGTCGGCGAGGGCAATTTTTCGTTTGCGCTCTCGCTGCTTCGCATGCCGCATCTCCATCCACCGCACCAGATCTTGGCTACTAGCTACGATACAGAAGATGAGGTATGCAAAAAGTATCCCGATGCGCCCGCGATTCTTGCCGAGAttcgcgcgctcgcgggGGGGCATGCCGACTCAATCCTTGCGTTTGGCGTCGATGCAGGTGCTCTGCAAAAGTGCGAGCTCGTTACAGGCAAGGCACACACGGATCCACGCCGCTGGAGTAAGGTATGGTTTGGATTCCCGCACGTCGGCGCGGGACACAAGGACGAGCACCGCAACGTGCTCGCAAACCAAGTGCTCATCTTGCGATTCCTCGTTTCCGTCGCACCCTATCTGACACGCGGTCCGTTGCCCACGTATGCGAGCCGCACAACCCGCAAGATAAACTCAGAGAGCGACTCGGATGACGATGAAAACCCAGCAGACGCTGAGCAAGAAactgtgccgcttgcgtcAAGATATCAACTCTTTACACCTCCAGTCAGACAAGGTTCCGTTTTGATCACACTGCGGAATGCCGTTCCCTATACACTGTGGAATGTACCCATGCTTGCGAAACGTCTCCGCTCGGTGCTGGCGCCTACCCTTGCAGCTGCACCACCGCTCCCTAAAGGGATGCATGCACCGACCATCGACGACGTAGACAgacgtgcggcgcagtatGCGCAATGGCGAAGTTTTGAGTTTCACCCAGGTGACTGGGCAGGATACAGTCACCGACGCACTGTGGGGTACATTGAAGGACGTAGCACGTCGCACAATGAAGATCTGCTCCGTCAAACGGCGCCGGACGAAAAGCAAGAGCGTgagatgcgccgcggacgGCACGTTGGCACTGGCGAGTGCCGCACGTTTGAGTTTGGGCTGCATACATAG